One segment of Salvia splendens isolate huo1 chromosome 20, SspV2, whole genome shotgun sequence DNA contains the following:
- the LOC121782193 gene encoding putative receptor-like protein kinase At3g47110 isoform X2, with protein sequence MILEVAVSNKAHTQTVVLKGILSCYLPTSKNAVIPEEIGNLSQLETLSIPASSLTRNIPSSVFNISSLKFIDLSNNSLSGTLPSNMGISLLNLEILYLGSNRLNGPIPSTINNASKLMEVCMGNNSFIGSIPDLGNLKHLQKLMLRHNHLSGEESSTQELTFLSSLTKCRNLKYLVVSDNSLNGIVPASIGNFSSSLQSIWLQNSHIVGVIPSEIGNLSSLLFIELGGNQLRGPIPPSIGNMKKLQRMYLYGNKLEGSIPNDVCRLNNLGELYLYENMLAGSIPKCLGEVKSMRLLDLGYNQLNSTIPSSFWNLTDLLELSLFSNYLNGQLSSQLGKLKSIRYVDLSFNQFSSDIPSSIGGCQSLESLYLSNNLLEGSIPQSLASVRNLIALDLSYNNLSRSIPKSLEDLRFLEYFNVSNNKLVGEIPDRGCFGNLSDQSFSHNLALCGPIRFKVPPCTDNHHTSKNLMKFIVPSVILALTMVIVILVFINKFKSRKSPLLLTNISPVTEYRRVSYIELERGTSGFSESNLLGKGSFGSVFEATLSNGLKVAIKVFNLQLQGAERSFYTETEILGSIRHRNIVRVIGCCTSPKFKALVLTYMPNGSLDKWLYSNMYCLDLIQRLKIAIDVAAALEYLHHGHTCPVVHRDVKPSNVLLDEDMVAHLGDFGIGKLFDDGEVVVQTQTLATIGYAAPELGMEGKVSTHGDVYSFGIMLLEMFTGKKPTDDMFDGEMRLKEWVSESLQKNSVPIAPALLSSEDRDLCAKEQCMLSIFELAMKCLAAAPQERINMIEAANTLQRIYATTVTERRRPPPYAFSVSIRDNGL encoded by the exons ATGATTTTAGAG GTTGCTGTATCAAACAAAGCTCATACCCAAACTGTTGTGTTAAAAGGCATCCTCTCATGTTATCTTCCTACTTCCAAAAATGCAGTGATCCCTGAAGAAATAGGGAATCTTTCACAGCTCGAGACATTAAGTATCCCAGCCTCCTCTCTAACCAGAAATATTCCATCTTCAGTGTTCAACATTTCTTCATTGAAATTCATCGACCTCTCTAACAATAGCTTATCTG GTACTCTTCCTTCAAATATGGGGATTTCACTTCTCAATCTTGAAATACTTTATTTGGGTTCTAACAGACTCAATGGTCCAATTCCAAGCACCATCAACAATGCTTCTAAACTTATGGAGGTTTGCATGGGAAACAACTCCTTCATTGGCTCCATACCAGACCTTGGTAATTTGAAACACCTTCAGAAGCTAATGCTCCGTCATAATCATTTGAGTGGAGAGGAATCTTCAACTCAGGAGTTGACATTTCTCTCTTCGTTAACTAAATGTCGCAATTTGAAGTACTTGGTGGTATCAGACAATTCACTGAATGGTATCGTACCTGCTTCAATTGGGAACTTTTCCTCTTCTCTTCAAAGTATTTGGCTACAAAACAGCCACATCGTGGGTGTCATTCCTTCTGAAATTGGAAATTTAAGTAGTTTGTTGTTTATTGAACTGGGAGGTAATCAGCTGCGTGGACCCATTCCACCATCAATTGGGAATATGAAGAAACTCCAACGAATGTATCTTTACGGGAATAAGTTGGAAGGGTCTATTCCTAACGACGTATGCCGATTGAATAATTTGGGGGAGTTGTACCTTTACGAAAACATGCTTGCGGGTTCAATACCGAAGTGTTTAGGTGAAGTTAAATCTATGAGATTGCTTGACTTAGGATACAATCAGTTGAATTCCACTATCCCTTCTAGCTTCTGGAATCTTACAGACCTCTTGGAATTGAGCTTGTTCTCAAATTATCTGAATGGACAATTGTCATCACAACTTGGAAAGTTAAAGTCAATCAGATATGTAGACTTGTCCTTTAATCAATTTTCAAGTGATATCCCTAGCTCAATTGGTGGTTGCCAGTCATTAGAATCTCTTTACTTATCAAATAATTTGTTGGAAGGATCTATTCCCCAATCCTTAGCAAGTGTTAGAAATTTGATAGCATTGGATTTATCTTACAATAACCTTTCTAGATCTATACCCAAGTCATTAGAAGACCTTCGTTTTCTTGAGTATTTCAATGTTTCCAACAACAAATTGGTTGGGGAAATTCCAGATAGGGGTTGTTTTGGTAACTTGAGTGATCAATCGTTTTCCCACAACCTTGCCCTTTGTGGTCCAATAAGATTTAAAGTTCCACCATGCACAGATAATCATCATACATCAAAAAACTTGATGAAATTTATAGTGCCTTCAGTGATTTTAGCTTTGACTATGGTGATTGTCATCCTTgtgtttataaataaatttaaatcgAGGAAATCACCACTACTTCTCACTAATATTTCACCGGTGACTGAATATAGAAGAGTTTCTTACATAGAACTAGAGCGGGGAACCAGTGGTTTTAGTGAGAGCAACCTTCTTGGAAAAGGAAGTTTTGGTTCGGTATTTGAAGCAACACTTTCTAATGGGTTGAAAGTTGCAATAAAAGTTTTTAACTTGCAACTACAAGGAGCAGAAAGGAGCTTCTATACTGAAACTGAGATACTTGGGAGCATTCGACACAGAAATATAGTTCGTGTTATTGGATGTTGCACTAGCCCAAAGTTTAAAGCTTTGGTGCTCACATATATGCCAAATGGGAGCTTGGATAAATGGTTATATTCCAACATGTATTGTCTAGATCTTATCCAGAGACTGAAGATAGCAATAGATGTTGCAGCAGCCTTGGAATATCTTCACCATGGCCATACATGCCCAGTAGTCCATCGTGATGTAAAGCCAAGCAATGTTTTGCTCGATGAAGACATGGTCGCTCATCTTGGTGATTTTGGTATTGGCAAACTTTTTGACGATGGAGAAGTTGTCGttcaaacacaaacattggCGACTATCGGCTATGCAGCACCAG agtTGGGAATGGAAGGGAAAGTGTCCACACATGGAGATGTGTATAGTTTTGGGATAATGTTGCTCGAGATGTTTACAGGGAAGAAGCCAACAGATGATATGTTTGATGGGGAAATGAGGTTGAAAGAGTGGGTAAGTGAATCATTACAAAAAAACTCAGTTCCTATTGCACCCGCTTTGCTATCTAGCGAAGATCGGGATTTATGTGCAAAGGAGCAATGCATGTTGTCAATTTTTGAGCTGGCAATGAAATGTTTAGCCGCTGCACCTCAAGAAAGAATCAACATGATTGAAGCAGCGAACACTCTTCAGAGGATCTATGCAACAACGGTAACAGAAAGACGTCGTCCACCACCATATGCCTTTTCTGTTAGTATTCGCGATAATGGGTTATGA
- the LOC121782193 gene encoding putative receptor-like protein kinase At3g47110 isoform X1 yields MGSSIFSFALSIFFLSSFTLSLNSIITDKNALISFKNSITSEPYAILSTNWSQNNTSVCNWIGVSCGLKHGRVTALNLSGYGLVGTVAPHLGNLSFLRYLDISFNSFTGKIPSEIGSLSRLKELYLGFNDFRGMIPEEIGNLSQLVVLSIPTSSLTGNIPSSVFNLFSLKLMDLSNNSLSGKIPSEIGSLSMLRELWLGSNDFRVIPEEIGNLSQLETLSIPASSLTRNIPSSVFNISSLKFIDLSNNSLSGTLPSNMGISLLNLEILYLGSNRLNGPIPSTINNASKLMEVCMGNNSFIGSIPDLGNLKHLQKLMLRHNHLSGEESSTQELTFLSSLTKCRNLKYLVVSDNSLNGIVPASIGNFSSSLQSIWLQNSHIVGVIPSEIGNLSSLLFIELGGNQLRGPIPPSIGNMKKLQRMYLYGNKLEGSIPNDVCRLNNLGELYLYENMLAGSIPKCLGEVKSMRLLDLGYNQLNSTIPSSFWNLTDLLELSLFSNYLNGQLSSQLGKLKSIRYVDLSFNQFSSDIPSSIGGCQSLESLYLSNNLLEGSIPQSLASVRNLIALDLSYNNLSRSIPKSLEDLRFLEYFNVSNNKLVGEIPDRGCFGNLSDQSFSHNLALCGPIRFKVPPCTDNHHTSKNLMKFIVPSVILALTMVIVILVFINKFKSRKSPLLLTNISPVTEYRRVSYIELERGTSGFSESNLLGKGSFGSVFEATLSNGLKVAIKVFNLQLQGAERSFYTETEILGSIRHRNIVRVIGCCTSPKFKALVLTYMPNGSLDKWLYSNMYCLDLIQRLKIAIDVAAALEYLHHGHTCPVVHRDVKPSNVLLDEDMVAHLGDFGIGKLFDDGEVVVQTQTLATIGYAAPELGMEGKVSTHGDVYSFGIMLLEMFTGKKPTDDMFDGEMRLKEWVSESLQKNSVPIAPALLSSEDRDLCAKEQCMLSIFELAMKCLAAAPQERINMIEAANTLQRIYATTVTERRRPPPYAFSVSIRDNGL; encoded by the exons ATGGGCTCTTCTATCTTCTCATTTGCTCTTTCGATCTTTTTCTTAAGTAGCTTTACCCTCTCCTTGAATTCGATCATCACTGATAAAAATGCACTTATTTCTTTCAAAAACTCCATCACTTCCGAACCTTATGCTATCTTGAGCACCAATTGGTCCCAAAACAACACATCAGTCTGTAATTGGATTGGTGTGTCGTGCGGCCTCAAACACGGCCGTGTCACAGCTCTCAATCTCTCTGGCTACGGCCTTGTTGGAACTGTTGCTCCACATCTCGGAAACCTTTCGTTTCTCAGATATTTGGACATCAGTTTCAACAGTTTCACGGGAAAAATCCCAAGTGAAATTGGAAGTTTGAGTAGGCTTAAAGAGCTGTACTTGGGCTTTAACGATTTCAGAG gAATGATCCCTGAAGAAATAGGGAATCTTTCACAGTTAGTGGTGTTAAGCATCCCAACCTCCTCTCTTACCGGAAATATTCCATCTTCAGTGTTCAACTTATTTTCATTGAAATTAATGGACCTCTCTAACAACAGTTTGTCTGGAAAAATCCCAAGTGAAATTGGAAGTTTGAGTATGCTTAGAGAGTTGTGGCTCGGCTCTAATGATTTTAGAG TGATCCCTGAAGAAATAGGGAATCTTTCACAGCTCGAGACATTAAGTATCCCAGCCTCCTCTCTAACCAGAAATATTCCATCTTCAGTGTTCAACATTTCTTCATTGAAATTCATCGACCTCTCTAACAATAGCTTATCTG GTACTCTTCCTTCAAATATGGGGATTTCACTTCTCAATCTTGAAATACTTTATTTGGGTTCTAACAGACTCAATGGTCCAATTCCAAGCACCATCAACAATGCTTCTAAACTTATGGAGGTTTGCATGGGAAACAACTCCTTCATTGGCTCCATACCAGACCTTGGTAATTTGAAACACCTTCAGAAGCTAATGCTCCGTCATAATCATTTGAGTGGAGAGGAATCTTCAACTCAGGAGTTGACATTTCTCTCTTCGTTAACTAAATGTCGCAATTTGAAGTACTTGGTGGTATCAGACAATTCACTGAATGGTATCGTACCTGCTTCAATTGGGAACTTTTCCTCTTCTCTTCAAAGTATTTGGCTACAAAACAGCCACATCGTGGGTGTCATTCCTTCTGAAATTGGAAATTTAAGTAGTTTGTTGTTTATTGAACTGGGAGGTAATCAGCTGCGTGGACCCATTCCACCATCAATTGGGAATATGAAGAAACTCCAACGAATGTATCTTTACGGGAATAAGTTGGAAGGGTCTATTCCTAACGACGTATGCCGATTGAATAATTTGGGGGAGTTGTACCTTTACGAAAACATGCTTGCGGGTTCAATACCGAAGTGTTTAGGTGAAGTTAAATCTATGAGATTGCTTGACTTAGGATACAATCAGTTGAATTCCACTATCCCTTCTAGCTTCTGGAATCTTACAGACCTCTTGGAATTGAGCTTGTTCTCAAATTATCTGAATGGACAATTGTCATCACAACTTGGAAAGTTAAAGTCAATCAGATATGTAGACTTGTCCTTTAATCAATTTTCAAGTGATATCCCTAGCTCAATTGGTGGTTGCCAGTCATTAGAATCTCTTTACTTATCAAATAATTTGTTGGAAGGATCTATTCCCCAATCCTTAGCAAGTGTTAGAAATTTGATAGCATTGGATTTATCTTACAATAACCTTTCTAGATCTATACCCAAGTCATTAGAAGACCTTCGTTTTCTTGAGTATTTCAATGTTTCCAACAACAAATTGGTTGGGGAAATTCCAGATAGGGGTTGTTTTGGTAACTTGAGTGATCAATCGTTTTCCCACAACCTTGCCCTTTGTGGTCCAATAAGATTTAAAGTTCCACCATGCACAGATAATCATCATACATCAAAAAACTTGATGAAATTTATAGTGCCTTCAGTGATTTTAGCTTTGACTATGGTGATTGTCATCCTTgtgtttataaataaatttaaatcgAGGAAATCACCACTACTTCTCACTAATATTTCACCGGTGACTGAATATAGAAGAGTTTCTTACATAGAACTAGAGCGGGGAACCAGTGGTTTTAGTGAGAGCAACCTTCTTGGAAAAGGAAGTTTTGGTTCGGTATTTGAAGCAACACTTTCTAATGGGTTGAAAGTTGCAATAAAAGTTTTTAACTTGCAACTACAAGGAGCAGAAAGGAGCTTCTATACTGAAACTGAGATACTTGGGAGCATTCGACACAGAAATATAGTTCGTGTTATTGGATGTTGCACTAGCCCAAAGTTTAAAGCTTTGGTGCTCACATATATGCCAAATGGGAGCTTGGATAAATGGTTATATTCCAACATGTATTGTCTAGATCTTATCCAGAGACTGAAGATAGCAATAGATGTTGCAGCAGCCTTGGAATATCTTCACCATGGCCATACATGCCCAGTAGTCCATCGTGATGTAAAGCCAAGCAATGTTTTGCTCGATGAAGACATGGTCGCTCATCTTGGTGATTTTGGTATTGGCAAACTTTTTGACGATGGAGAAGTTGTCGttcaaacacaaacattggCGACTATCGGCTATGCAGCACCAG agtTGGGAATGGAAGGGAAAGTGTCCACACATGGAGATGTGTATAGTTTTGGGATAATGTTGCTCGAGATGTTTACAGGGAAGAAGCCAACAGATGATATGTTTGATGGGGAAATGAGGTTGAAAGAGTGGGTAAGTGAATCATTACAAAAAAACTCAGTTCCTATTGCACCCGCTTTGCTATCTAGCGAAGATCGGGATTTATGTGCAAAGGAGCAATGCATGTTGTCAATTTTTGAGCTGGCAATGAAATGTTTAGCCGCTGCACCTCAAGAAAGAATCAACATGATTGAAGCAGCGAACACTCTTCAGAGGATCTATGCAACAACGGTAACAGAAAGACGTCGTCCACCACCATATGCCTTTTCTGTTAGTATTCGCGATAATGGGTTATGA